A single genomic interval of Cucumis sativus cultivar 9930 chromosome 7, Cucumber_9930_V3, whole genome shotgun sequence harbors:
- the LOC101205351 gene encoding mitogen-activated protein kinase kinase kinase 18, which yields MAWTRRSPVGNGSSATVYLASTASSGQLFAVKSAELLKSDFLKIERRVLSSLSNPSIVGYKGFDVTRENGKLMYNLFMEYAAGGTLADEIFRRGGRIKEATAAFYTREIVRGLEYLHKQGLVHCDIKAKNILIAGDGLKIADFGCSRWVCESEAVIGGTPMFMAPEVARGEKQGISSDIWALGCTLIEMVTGAPPWKITDDPVSVLYRIGYSGESPEIPSFLSEKGKDFLRKCLRREATERWSASQLLEHPFLGELSSGLEEIKELHLYSESPTSILDQSLWNSLEEESETLLRTEQWDDDRIERLATFSGEIKWELGDENWITIRSYVDGEDEDELNFSRNDLDLVEEGRIVSEEIQYLELLDKTVSFRVR from the coding sequence ATGGCCTGGACCCGACGATCCCCCGTCGGCAACGGCTCCTCCGCCACCGTCTACCTCGCCTCCACTGCCTCCTCCGGCCAACTATTTGCTGTCAAGTCCGCTGAGCTTCTCAAATCAGACTTCTTGAAAATAGAGCGAAGGGTTCTTTCTTCCCTATCCAACCCTTCAATTGTGGGCTACAAGGGATTCGATGTAACTAGAGAAAATGGGAAGCTAATGTACAATCTCTTCATGGAGTACGCTGCCGGTGGTACTCTCGCTGATGAGATATTCCGGCGTGGTGGCCGGATTAAGGAGGCAACGGCGGCGTTTTACACTCGTGAAATTGTTAGAGGATTGGAGTACTTGCACAAACAGGGGTTGGTGCATTGTGATATCAAAGCTAAGAACATTTTAATCGCTGGAGATGGTTTGAAGATTGCTGATTTCGGATGCTCCAGATGGGTTTGTGAGTCCGAGGCAGTAATAGGCGGAACGCCGATGTTCATGGCACCGGAGGTGGCGCGTGGGGAAAAACAGGGGATTTCCTCTGACATATGGGCACTTGGGTGTACATTAATCGAAATGGTCACCGGCGCTCCACCATGGAAAATTACCGACGACCCAGTTTCGGTGTTGTACCGGATCGGATATTCTGGCGAGTCTCCGGAGATTCCGAGCTTTCTGTCGGAGAAAGGAAAGGATTTTTTAAGGAAATGCTTGAGAAGGGAAGCAACAGAAAGATGGAGTGCGAGTCAACTTCTTGAGCATCCATTTTTGGGGGAATTGAGTTCTGGGTTGGAGGAAATCAAGGAATTACATTTATATTCTGAATCTCCGACGAGTATTTTAGATCAAAGCCTCTGGAATTCCTTAGAAGAAGAATCAGAAACTTTGTTGAGAACAGAGCAATGGGACGATGACAGAATCGAACGGCTGGCTACGTTTTCAGGAGAAATTAAGTGGGAATTGGGAGACGAGAATTGGATCACAATCAGAAGCTATGTAGATGGTGAAGACGAAGacgaattaaattttagtagaAATGATTTAGACTTAGTGGAAGAGGGAAGAATAGTTAGTGAGGAAATCCAGTATTTGGAATTGTTAGATAAAACAGTTAGCTTTAGAGTAAGGTAG
- the LOC101205108 gene encoding S-type anion channel SLAH1: MKMDHQDEVKKPSFFLQLLAKVHAGYFRISMSLCGQALLWKILKQPIQNENSLRRILRLLPNTAFLLLWSLTLFILASLSLIYILRCFFHFKLVKSEFLHRVGVNYLFAPWLSWLLLLQSSPFKSLLPNQILMWVFIIPIVVLDVKIYGQWFTKGKRFLSTVANPSSQLSVIGNLAGARAAAVIGWRESALCLFSLGMAHYLVLFVTLYQRLSGSNTLPAILRPVFFLFFAAPSMASLAWSSINGGFDTFSKMLFFLSIFLFVSLVSRPGLFRKSMRKFSVAWWAYSFPLSVLALACNEYAKEVGAEAAHVFALLLALLSVLVSLFLMIVTVLRSHLFIPEIPTEITSDSSSTEP, from the coding sequence ATGAAAATGGATCATCAAGATGAAGTTAAGAAACCATCCTTTTTCCTTCAACTCTTAGCCAAAGTTCATGCTGGTTATTTCAGAATCAGCATGTCCCTTTGTGGGCAAGCTTTGTTATGGAAAATCCTCAAACAAccaattcaaaatgaaaattctttaAGGAGAATCCTTCGTTTGTTACCCAATACAGCTTTCTTGTTGTTATGGTCATTAACTCTCTTCATTTTAGCTTCCCTTTCTTTGATATACATTTTAAGATGTTTCTTCCATTTCAAATTGGTTAAATCAGAGTTTTTACATAGAGTGGGTGTAAATTATCTGTTTGCACCATGGCTTTCTTGGCTTCTTTTACTTCAATCTTCACCATTTAAATCTCTACTTCCCAATCAAATTCTCATGTGGGTATTCATCATTCCAATTGTTGTATTGGATGTCAAAATCTATGGCCAATGGTTCACAAAAGGGAAGAGATTTTTATCAACTGTAGCTAATCCCAGTAGCCAACTTTCTGTGATCGGAAACTTGGCTGGAGCTCGAGCGGCGGCGGTGATCGGGTGGAGAGAAAGTGCACTCTGTTTATTTTCTCTTGGGATGGCGCATTATTTGGTGCTTTTTGTGACACTTTATCAAAGATTATCAGGAAGTAATACTCTTCCAGCCATTTTGAGGCCAGTgttcttcttgttctttgcAGCTCCAAGTATGGCAAGCTTAGCTTGGAGCTCCATTAATGGAGGATTtgatacattttcaaaaatgttgttttttctctccatttttctatttgtgtcACTTGTTTCAAGGCCAGGGCTTTTTAGAAAATCTATGAGGAAGTTCAGTGTCGCATGGTGGGCTTATTCTTTTCCTCTATCGGTTCTTGCTTTGGCTTGTAATGAATATGCTAAAGAAGTTGGAGCTGAAGCTGCTCATGTTTTTGCTCTGCTTTTGGCTCTTCTCTCTGTCTTGGTCTCTCTGTTTTTGATGATTGTTACGGTTTTGAGGAGCCATTTGTTCATTCCCGAGATACCCACCGAGATCACTTCCGACAGTAGTAGTACCGAGCCATGA
- the LOC101204858 gene encoding dirigent protein 19 gives MAQNNIPSILIFCLAASISMTLLLSAEAKRTRFTIYLQDYAFGPNTTFFPIAGLPGSTLNFTDFGTLFVTDDSITTISNEGAPEIGRAQGIYVVTDKGGKNLLVLLSFVFTGGAFNGSSIEIQGTSRQFELIRELPVIAGTGKFRLARGYIRTDNFFFDPERGYSVIQVNVTLV, from the coding sequence ATGGCTCAAAACAACATTCcatccattttaattttttgccTTGCAGCCTCCATTTCCATGACCTTGCTTCTTTCAGCTGAAGCTAAAAGAACCAGGTTCACCATTTACCTCCAAGACTATGCTTTTGGTCCTAACACCACCTTCTTCCCCATCGCCGGCCTCCCTGGCTCAACACTCAACTTCACCGACTTCGGAACGCTCTTCGTCACCGACGATTCGATAACCACAATCTCAAATGAGGGTGCCCCAGAAATTGGTCGAGCTCAGGGGATCTACGTTGTTACAGATAAGGGCGGGAAAAACCTCCTCGTCCTCTTATCCTTTGTGTTTACCGGTGGAGCCTTCAACGGGAGCAGCATAGAGATCCAAGGGACAAGTAGACAATTTGAACTAATTAGAGAACTTCCAGTTATTGCAGGGACAGGTAAATTCCGTTTGGCAAGAGGATATATTAGGACTGACAACTTTTTCTTCGATCCAGAAAGAGGATATTCCGTTATCCAAGTAAATGTCACCTTGGTTTGA